In Streptomyces capitiformicae, one genomic interval encodes:
- a CDS encoding LLM class flavin-dependent oxidoreductase: MMTTPRMQLVLSENWTMTGGRADLPTVIRWAREAEDAGFDSVMISEHIVLGPDAGAAGVMGNPRDYALPGNQDPRTPWPNSLMLLSAIAAVTDRLRLAASAVIAPLRHPLLLARELGTLDLLSEGRLIVLPNVSWSRDEYAALDVPFSRRGKLLDEHLDIWAKLWGPSPASHESEYYAFQDVYFEPKAYRPDGPRLCFGGAGMHDAMVRRIVRYGHAFNPLGKVTPEHMKTLKTAMAAAGRDIADLEMIGSTRAVFPDDNSCADLAQALDPIPEQIAQGFTTFCIKPSQFTDDPNGVGAFCREVMRRVESLTA; this comes from the coding sequence ATGATGACCACTCCCCGCATGCAGCTCGTCCTGAGCGAGAACTGGACCATGACCGGCGGCCGCGCGGACCTGCCGACCGTGATCCGCTGGGCCCGCGAGGCCGAGGACGCCGGATTCGACTCCGTCATGATCAGCGAACACATCGTGCTCGGCCCCGACGCCGGAGCAGCCGGCGTGATGGGCAACCCCCGCGACTACGCCCTACCGGGCAACCAGGACCCCCGCACCCCATGGCCCAACTCGCTCATGCTCCTCAGCGCGATCGCCGCTGTCACCGATCGCCTGCGCCTGGCCGCCTCGGCGGTCATCGCTCCCCTGCGGCATCCCCTGCTCCTCGCCCGCGAGCTCGGCACCCTCGACCTTCTCTCCGAAGGCCGACTGATCGTGCTGCCCAACGTCAGCTGGAGCCGGGACGAGTACGCCGCACTCGACGTCCCGTTCTCCCGGCGCGGCAAGCTCCTCGACGAACACCTGGACATCTGGGCGAAGCTGTGGGGCCCCTCCCCCGCGTCCCACGAGAGCGAGTACTACGCCTTCCAGGACGTCTACTTCGAGCCCAAGGCATACCGCCCGGACGGCCCCCGACTGTGCTTCGGCGGCGCGGGCATGCACGACGCGATGGTCCGCAGGATCGTCCGGTACGGCCACGCCTTCAACCCGCTGGGCAAGGTAACGCCCGAGCACATGAAGACGCTGAAGACCGCGATGGCCGCCGCGGGCCGCGACATCGCCGACCTGGAGATGATCGGCAGCACCCGCGCCGTGTTCCCCGACGACAACTCCTGCGCCGACCTGGCACAGGCTCTCGATCCCATCCCCGAGCAAATCGCCCAGGGCTTCACCACCTTCTGCATCAAGCCCTCGCAGTTCACCGACGACCCGAACGGAGTGGGCGCGTTCTGCCGCGAGGTGATGCGCCGCGTGGAGTCCCTGACCGCCTGA
- a CDS encoding cytochrome P450, whose translation MTTETPTAAVNEPMPLADVNLADLDNFTDGITPWRMFHTLRHQDPVHWQPEEAPNSGFWAVTRHADIARVDRDAETFTSMKFVNLEEVDEDQIKTRASILELDGVRHRAMRSLLQRQFGASVINSYTDFLRGLTATTLDAALAKGSFDFVKEVSADFPINVLARLLDVPPEDNQQLIDWGNRIIGNTDPDYADVLLDSAESEQYRHLPFRSPASLEVFEYGRELARQRRGGDGTDLVSKLVNTTPKDGVPLSPQDFDNYFLLLVVAGNETTRHTITHSMLALLQHPEQLARLQEDPSLIPTAVEEFLRWASPVYHFRRTATRDVELGGKRIKEGDKVVMWYASGNRDEEVFGNPYDFDVARADNDHVTFGKGSPHLCLGNLLARTEIRIMFEELIPRIADIKLAGDVPRVRSNFVNGIKKLPVEVTLA comes from the coding sequence ATGACGACCGAGACCCCGACCGCCGCCGTGAACGAGCCGATGCCGCTTGCGGACGTCAACCTCGCCGACCTGGACAACTTCACCGACGGCATCACCCCATGGCGTATGTTCCACACCCTGCGCCACCAGGACCCGGTGCACTGGCAGCCCGAGGAGGCCCCCAACTCCGGCTTCTGGGCGGTGACGCGGCACGCCGACATCGCCCGCGTCGACCGCGACGCAGAGACCTTCACCTCGATGAAGTTCGTCAACCTCGAAGAGGTCGACGAGGACCAGATCAAGACGCGTGCCTCCATCCTGGAACTGGACGGCGTCCGCCACCGCGCCATGCGCAGCCTGCTCCAGCGCCAGTTCGGCGCGAGCGTCATCAACAGCTACACCGACTTCCTGCGCGGCCTGACCGCCACCACGCTGGACGCGGCGCTCGCCAAGGGGAGCTTCGACTTCGTCAAGGAAGTCTCCGCCGACTTCCCCATCAACGTCCTCGCCCGCCTCCTCGACGTACCCCCGGAGGACAACCAGCAGCTCATCGACTGGGGCAACCGCATCATCGGCAACACCGACCCCGACTACGCCGACGTCCTGCTCGACAGCGCGGAGAGCGAGCAGTACCGGCACCTCCCGTTCCGCTCGCCCGCCTCGCTGGAGGTCTTCGAGTACGGCCGTGAACTGGCCCGGCAGCGGCGCGGCGGCGACGGCACCGACCTGGTGTCGAAGCTGGTGAACACCACCCCGAAGGACGGTGTGCCCCTCTCGCCGCAGGACTTCGACAACTACTTCCTGCTCCTCGTCGTGGCCGGCAACGAGACCACCCGCCACACCATCACCCACTCCATGCTCGCCCTGCTCCAGCACCCCGAGCAGCTGGCCCGGCTTCAGGAAGACCCCTCCCTGATCCCGACGGCGGTGGAGGAGTTCCTGCGCTGGGCGTCGCCCGTCTACCACTTCCGGCGCACGGCGACCCGTGACGTGGAACTGGGCGGCAAGCGGATCAAGGAGGGCGACAAGGTCGTCATGTGGTACGCCTCCGGCAACCGCGACGAGGAGGTCTTCGGCAACCCCTACGACTTCGACGTCGCCCGCGCCGACAACGACCATGTGACATTCGGCAAGGGCAGCCCCCACCTGTGCCTGGGCAACCTGCTCGCGCGCACCGAGATCCGCATCATGTTCGAGGAGCTCATCCCGCGCATCGCCGACATCAAGCTCGCCGGCGACGTCCCCCGCGTGCGCTCCAACTTCGTCAACGGCATCAAGAAGCTGCCGGTCGAGGTCACCCTCGCCTGA
- a CDS encoding glutamine synthetase family protein: protein MQRLAAEGIDVVRVTYPDLIGTDRARDILLDHLPSACDHGLAFCRAAYHTSPQGDVVPVSGGLDAGLPDITVRPDLDSLVPLPWEPGVASCLADVTDPATGLVAPESPRDLLRTVLARCAEHGLRPVVGPELEYFLCDENPASPSGWKRYSGAAGVVYTAGLRADGDNHLLRTLRLLRDMNIGVTSGNHEFDGGQFEINLTHSDALSAADRAFRFKSAIKELARKEGKLATFMAKPFNDAGGSGFHLHLSCDSSDEEGAGNAFDDPAGPYGLSSTARHAVAGILAHAPALAALANPTVNSYKRFGPDTLAPWLIDWGLDNRSAMVRIPPERGSGARFELRLGDASANPYLLIAGTVAAALLGVLAGEEPPAPLEGYGYDTAKAAVLPMSLPAALDALEADTELTDVLGKDFTASYLSYKRNEVERFQRHVTDWEFTEYAYHL from the coding sequence ATGCAGCGGCTCGCCGCCGAGGGCATCGACGTGGTGCGCGTGACCTATCCCGATCTCATCGGCACCGACCGCGCACGCGACATCCTGCTGGACCACCTGCCGTCGGCCTGCGACCACGGCCTGGCCTTCTGCCGGGCCGCTTACCACACCAGCCCCCAGGGCGACGTGGTCCCCGTCTCCGGCGGCCTCGACGCCGGTCTGCCCGACATCACCGTGCGACCGGACCTGGACAGCCTGGTCCCCCTCCCCTGGGAGCCCGGCGTCGCGTCCTGCCTCGCCGACGTCACCGACCCGGCCACCGGCCTGGTTGCACCGGAGTCGCCCCGCGATCTGCTGCGCACCGTCCTCGCCCGGTGCGCCGAACACGGCCTGCGTCCGGTGGTCGGCCCCGAGCTCGAGTACTTCCTCTGCGACGAGAACCCTGCCTCCCCGAGCGGCTGGAAGCGTTACTCGGGCGCCGCCGGCGTCGTCTACACCGCCGGTCTGCGCGCCGACGGCGACAACCACCTGCTGCGCACCCTGCGCCTGCTGCGGGACATGAACATCGGCGTGACCAGCGGCAACCACGAGTTCGACGGCGGGCAGTTCGAGATCAACCTCACCCACTCCGACGCCCTGTCCGCCGCGGACCGCGCCTTCCGCTTCAAGTCCGCGATCAAGGAGCTGGCCCGGAAGGAGGGGAAACTCGCCACCTTCATGGCCAAGCCGTTCAACGACGCCGGAGGCTCCGGTTTCCACCTCCATCTGTCATGCGACAGCTCCGACGAGGAAGGCGCCGGTAACGCCTTCGACGATCCCGCCGGGCCGTACGGGCTGTCCTCCACCGCCCGCCACGCCGTCGCCGGCATCCTTGCCCACGCCCCGGCCCTGGCCGCACTGGCCAACCCGACCGTGAACTCCTACAAGCGTTTCGGTCCCGACACCCTCGCGCCCTGGCTGATCGACTGGGGCCTGGACAACCGCAGCGCCATGGTCCGCATCCCGCCCGAGCGCGGCTCCGGCGCACGGTTCGAACTGCGCCTCGGTGACGCCAGCGCCAACCCGTACCTGCTGATCGCGGGCACGGTCGCCGCCGCGCTGCTCGGGGTGCTGGCCGGCGAGGAGCCCCCCGCCCCACTGGAGGGGTACGGCTACGACACCGCCAAGGCAGCCGTACTGCCCATGAGCCTGCCGGCCGCGCTGGACGCCCTGGAAGCGGACACGGAACTGACCGACGTCCTCGGCAAGGACTTCACCGCCTCCTACCTCTCCTACAAGCGCAACGAGGTCGAACGCTTCCAACGGCACGTCACCGACTGGGAGTTCACCGAGTACGCCTACCACCTGTGA
- a CDS encoding ferredoxin, whose protein sequence is MKVVVDMNKCQDHGQCVFAAPDVFSMDDSGHLAYVSDPDDALRDEVEEAADVCPLQAIRLEG, encoded by the coding sequence ATGAAGGTCGTCGTCGACATGAACAAGTGCCAGGACCACGGTCAGTGCGTCTTCGCCGCCCCCGATGTCTTCTCCATGGACGACAGCGGCCACCTGGCGTACGTCTCCGACCCCGACGACGCGCTGCGCGACGAGGTCGAGGAAGCCGCCGACGTGTGCCCGCTCCAGGCCATCCGTCTCGAGGGCTGA